GAACCGGATATACACAGGAAGCAGCTAAACAAGGCATTCCTTCTACTTCCACAACACACATGCGGCAAGAACCGGGATAATGATTGATTTCAGGCATAGCACAAAGTGTCGGAATTTTTATTCCTGCTTGAGTTGCTGCATCCAAAATTGTCGTCCCTGCCTCTACCCTTACTTTTTCCCCATCAATTATAATTTGGACTAAGGGTGCAGTTGTTTTCTCCTTCTTTAAATCTTTCATTTTATGTTTTCTTAATCCTTTCTAAAATACTTATGATATATTCTTAGTTAATTTGTTTTAATAATTTTAGATTAGAGAATTAAATTAACTATAATAAGTTATTACTTAATTTTTTTACAGTTTAACGCTTACTAATTGCACCAAATTTACAAGCTTCATAGCACGCACCGCATTTTATGCACTTGTTTTGGTCAATTTTATGAGGTTGTTTTTTCTCTCCTGTAATTGCATTAACAGGGCATTTCTTAGCACAAACAGTACATCCAACGCACTTTTCAGGGTCTATTTCATATCTAAGTAATGATTGACATACTCCTGCCCTGCATTTTTTATCTCTAATATGCTCGATATATTCATCCTTAAAATATTTTAATGTTGTCAATACAGGATTTGGTGCAGTTTGTCCTAATCCACAAAGAGCAGTATCTTTGATTCTATAGGCTAATTCCTCCAGGATATCCAGATCTTCCATCTTCCCTTTACCTTCACAAATCCTGTTTAATATATCTAACATGACTCTGGTTCCTTCTCTACAGGGGGTGCATTTTCCACATGATTCATCTTGTATAAAGTTCATAAAATAACGGGCAAGGTCAACCATGCAGGTATCTTCATCTATAACTATTAATCCTCCGGAGCCCATAATTGCTCCTAACTCTTTTAAGGACTCATAATCAACTTTGGTATCGAGATGTTGTGCAGGAATACATCCACCAGATGGTCCCCCAATTTGAACTGCTTTAAATTCTTTATTATTAGGAATTCCTCCACCAATTTTATAAACAATGTCTCTGAGAGTGATTCCAATAGGAACTTCAATTAAACCAGTATTGTAAATATTGCCAGCTAAAGCAAATATCTTTGTCCCTTTACTCTTTTCGGTGCCTACAGAAGCATACTTTTCAGCACCATGCATGATAATATAAGGAATATTTGCCAGAGTTTCTACATTATTTAAAACAGTAGGCATTTCAAATAATCCCTGATTTGCAGGGAAAGGCGGTCTCGGTCTTGGCTCTCCTCTTTTTCCTTCAATAGAACGCATCAAAGCGGTCTCTTCACCACAGACAAATGCTCCGGCCCCCATTCTTATTTCTACATCAAAGTCAAACCCAGTATTTAATATATTTTTCCCCAATAGATCGTGTTTTCTCATTTCTTTTACAGCGATTTTTAATCTTTCTATTGCCAGGGGATACTCAGCTCGTACATAAATATAACCTTGATTAGCTCCAATGGCATAACCACCAATAATCATCGCTTCTAAAACACTATAGGCATCGCCTTCCAGCATACTACGGTCCATAAATGCACCAGGGTCACCTTCGTCAGCATTACATAAAATATATTTTTTTTCACCTTTCGCTTTAGCTGCAAAGTCCCATTTCAATCCTGTGGGAAATCCTGCGCCACCTCTGCCTCTTAATCCTGATTTTTTAATTTCCTCAATAACTTCCTGTGGGGTCATCTCCGTCAATGCTTTACCCAGGGCCATAAAACCATCTGCCCCTATATAATCATCAATGGTGGTGACATCTATAACACCACAATTTCTTCGTACAATTCTTTTTTGTAACTGGAAAAATTCAATATTTTCCATCATATCAACCAACTCTTCTGACTTTGGTTTCTTGTAAAAGAGTCGTTGTACTACTCTGCCTTTTAGAATATGTTCCTGAACAATCTCACGGGCATCTTCAGGTGTTAATCTTTGATAGAATACTCCATCAGGATAAACCACCATAATGGGACCTAATT
This window of the Atribacterota bacterium genome carries:
- a CDS encoding 2Fe-2S iron-sulfur cluster-binding protein → MKDLKKEKTTAPLVQIIIDGEKVRVEAGTTILDAATQAGIKIPTLCAMPEINHYPGSCRMCVVEVEGMPCLAASCVYPV
- the nuoF gene encoding NADH-quinone oxidoreductase subunit NuoF, producing MIEKVRTQLLLCSGTSCMSNGAQQVKDSLEKALKEANLEKEVEIITTGCMGICELGPIMVVYPDGVFYQRLTPEDAREIVQEHILKGRVVQRLFYKKPKSEELVDMMENIEFFQLQKRIVRRNCGVIDVTTIDDYIGADGFMALGKALTEMTPQEVIEEIKKSGLRGRGGAGFPTGLKWDFAAKAKGEKKYILCNADEGDPGAFMDRSMLEGDAYSVLEAMIIGGYAIGANQGYIYVRAEYPLAIERLKIAVKEMRKHDLLGKNILNTGFDFDVEIRMGAGAFVCGEETALMRSIEGKRGEPRPRPPFPANQGLFEMPTVLNNVETLANIPYIIMHGAEKYASVGTEKSKGTKIFALAGNIYNTGLIEVPIGITLRDIVYKIGGGIPNNKEFKAVQIGGPSGGCIPAQHLDTKVDYESLKELGAIMGSGGLIVIDEDTCMVDLARYFMNFIQDESCGKCTPCREGTRVMLDILNRICEGKGKMEDLDILEELAYRIKDTALCGLGQTAPNPVLTTLKYFKDEYIEHIRDKKCRAGVCQSLLRYEIDPEKCVGCTVCAKKCPVNAITGEKKQPHKIDQNKCIKCGACYEACKFGAISKR